A genomic region of Anas acuta chromosome 1, bAnaAcu1.1, whole genome shotgun sequence contains the following coding sequences:
- the YARS2 gene encoding tyrosine--tRNA ligase, mitochondrial codes for MAAPALGRRCGGAAGLRGGLRRALLPAPLPAPRPLHERAPRSRSSAGLLAAQCERGLFQEVFPGQGAEEQLAALLEPGRPPVTAYCGFDPTADSLHVGHLPAVAALLHFQRAGHNVVAVVGGATARLGDPSGRLRAREPVAAGRVRAHARALRLGLWRLFENHRRLLWAPGPGGPGLGRAEVLDNARWLGRQPLLGFLCGAGGRLRMGTLLSRQGCRERLRSAEGMSLAEFVYPALQAYDFLHLHRRRGCRIQLGGADQMGNIMSGYELVTKMTGTDVFGITVPLITSTTGDKLGKTAGNAVWLNRDKTSPFELYQFFVRQQDDIVEKYLKLFTFLPLEEIAHIMEMHAKEPEKWGPQKRLAAEVTKLVHGTEGLESAKRCTRALYYSSVEALEAMSDQELQELFKQAPSAELVLEPGMSVLDLCRKANAIQDGPSGYQKITDGGVSVNGIRVTNPETVLILGQHILKNGVSLLRVGKKNYYIIKWLQL; via the exons atggcggcgcccgCGCTGGGGCGGCGctgcggcggggcggcggggctgcggggcggcctGCGCCGGGCTCTGCTCCCGGCTCCGCTGCCGGCGCCGCGGCCTCTCCACGAGCGGGCGCCGCGGTCGCGGAGCTCGGCGGGGCTGCTGGCGGCGCAGTGCGAGCGCGGCCTGTTCCAGGAGGTGTTCCCGGGGCAGGGCGCGGAGGAGCAGCTGGCGGCGCTGCTGGAGCCGGGCCGCCCGCCCGTCACGGCCTACTGCGGCTTCGACCCGACGGCCGACTCGCTGCACGTCGGGCACCTGCCGGCCGTGGCGGCGCTGCTGCACTTCCAGCGGGCGGGACACAACGTGGTGGCCGTGGTGGGCGGCGCCACCGCCCGCCTGGGCGACCCCAGCGGCCGGCTGCGCGCCCGCGAGCCCGTGGCGGCCGGGCGGGTGCGCGCCCACGCGCGCGCCCTGCGGCTGGGCCTGTGGCGCCTCTTCGAGAACCACCGGCGGCTCCTCTgggcgcccggccccggcgggcCCGGCCTGGGGCGGGCCGAGGTGCTGGATAACGCCCGCTGGCTCGGCCGCCAGCCGCTGCTCGGCTTCCTGTGCGGCGCCGGCGGGCGGCTGCGGATGGGCACGCTGCTGAGCCGGCAGGGCTGCCGCGAGCGGCTGCGCAGCGCCGAGGGCATGAGCCTGGCCGAGTTCGTCTACCCGGCGCTGCAGGCATACGATTTCCTGCACCTCCACCGCCGCCGAGGGTGCCGCATCCAGCTGGGGGGAGCCGACCAGATGGGCAACATCATGTCCGGCTACGAGCTCGTCACCAA GATGACAGGAACAGACGTGTTTGGAATTACTGTACCCCTTATTACCAGTACCACTGGAGATAAACTGGGAAAGACTGCTGGCAATGCAGTTTGGCTCAACAGAGACAAAACTTCTCCCTTTGAGCTGTATCAGTTCTTTGTCAGACAACAAGATGACATAGTTGAAAA ATACCTGAAACTCTTCACCTTCCTTCCTCTTGAGGAGATTGCCCACATCATGGAAATGCACGCTAAAGAacctgaaaaatggggccctCAGAAACGGCTTGCTGCAGAAGTAACAAAGCTTGTTCATGGTACAGAGGGGCTGGAGTCTGCTAAGAG GTGCACTAGAGCCCTTTATTACAGCAGCGTGGAAGCATTGGAAGCTATGTCTGACCAAGAGTTACAGGAACTTTTTAAACAAGCTCCTTCAGCTGAATTGGTACTTGAACCAGGAATGAGTGTGCTCGACCTGTGTCGCAAAGCAAATGCCATTCAGGATGGACCTAGTGG gtacCAGAAAATTACAGATGGTGGAGTGTCAGTAAATGGGATTAGAGTAACCAATCCTGAGACTGTTCTTATTCTTGGACAGCATATTCTCAAGAATGGAGTATCATTGCTTagggttggaaagaaaaattactacATTATAAAATGGCTGCAGTTGTGA